The window AGACCTACTGTACACTGTAAAATGAGAGAGCGTGTTACAGGTCACTTACTCAGGTGTGTCATCAAGAGTCTGGTGTCTGATGCTGACCTCCGTCGAAAATACTGATTAACATTATTATTGTGAGATGATTGGCAGGGTAAGTCCTCATGATCTTTGACTTTAAATTTTTTGCTGGCAGATCTGTCGCGCCTCTTAGCAGCCTCGCAGTCTAGCTGATCGCATTCTGAATTCTGTATGGATTGAAACAGCAGGTCGTATGTTGATAAGTGTCACTAACTACGTTAGTGCTCTCATTATATAATCGAAAACATCTGGACGTTAGAAGCTTTATTCACATGACTCTCCATTCATACGTGACCCTAAGAGGTCAAACGACACCATATCGTCTTACTTTGCTTGTCTGTTGCTCCTGGAGAGACTCCATCTCCATCTGTAACTCCTGGTTACACATCTGTAGCCTGGCGATCTCCTCCAGCATGCGGCACACCTGCTCCAAGTAGCCCAGCCCTGGGCTGAGCACCTCCTTTCCCTCCTCACCCACATTCTCCCTCCGGACCTGGACAGGATACAGAAGAGGCAGGAGATATCACTGATGGTAACAATGCAAATGGAAAGCATACAGTCAAGGGCCATTGGCGTATGACCTCTCAACGCAGTTACTGCTCTAAATAGAATACAATAAGTGTTATTGCTTCTATGGCAGCGGACCAGTTGCTGATTAGTGACAATTAAGTGCACTGGCAGGAAATATATTTCTAACCCATACAGAGCTCAGCTAATGAGGTGGCCTTTAATTGACCTTTCCCTTCTCATGAATACACAGCACCCTGTCTCAGATGCCATACAGCGACTAGTATCTCCAAATGAATACTTCATGTTCCTGTATTACAGCGTGGAAAACACAGTACAGTAACATCTTTCTGCTTGATTATACCAACCATTTTCAACACACTTCATGACCTCGGCACAATAGCATTACGAAAAAGGGATCATTAGAAGACTGACAATTTGCATAACAATGGAACGGTATCCCAACCAATATTCGTATGTAACGACTTCTTCCCTAATGACACTGCGCTGGCTTCGCCATCTGACCCAACAAAGTCTACAACACAGAATCCTGCTGAACACAACAACCCACACACAACATCAGGCCAGCCAGAACCACACCAGGTCGCCTCCATTCCACTCATTCCTACGGCTGAGCGTCTATCTGGGCCGACTGGTTCACGAACTGGTTCACTATATAAATGGCAACCACAACGCAGCCACAGGATTTCAGTCAGTGCAATCATCTTCCTGTCTAACTGTTCGTGTGTGTTGCAATCATAACTGTGCTAAAGGTAGCCGGATCAGTGCACCTCAATGTCTTTCAGTACCCTGTGAAGTCAGAAACATTCTGCAGCGTACACCTTTTACACAGGAATTCCATCCGGTGTGGAGGAAGGTTCTGGTGTAAAATAACCTGTTTCAGAACAATATTTTTAGCTTTTTTACATcgttgataaaataaaataaaacatgtttgcaTACAATGTGGTTATCTATCAAACCACACCTTGAACACACTCACGTTTGAATTCAGTCATGGTCACCACCATTGCTTAactaaaccaattaaaaaatgAAGGCAAATTAGGACTAAGCCACACTAAACGACTACTAATGCTGCTTACAAAAAAGAactatctctccatctgtctctcccctaCAGCAGATGACTTTGAAGGTTAGAGAATAAAGCATACTCATTCAGCACACCCACCACTGTGTCATTCAGTCCGGGCAGAGAGTTGTGATGAGAGGAGGGGTCTCTGCGGCGCAGCATCTCCTGTGGAGCCTGTTCGTCCACTACTGACAGGCTGGACGTCCTGTTGAGATGAACACTTGCCGACCTGTTTCCTGCCCTCTGGATGCGGACGGTTGCTGGAGCTGCCGGGAGTGAAGCGCTGTGCCACTGACGTCTGGGCCTCAGAACCCGCTGCTTGACACCCGAGCCTGCCCTCTGCAGCGCTTTCTCCACCCGTCGGTGCATTTCCCGTCGCCTCTGAGACCCAGTGATGGGTCCGTGCGAGAGGGACGAAGAGGAGCGGGAGGACGTCGGGGAGAGCACAGGCGAACACGGAGAGCTCAAAGGGAGCTCATCATTGTCCCTGTCTGGAGCTGTGGCGTCAGAGGCCATCTCGGTTTTACCCAgcgagagagggtgaggagaggacGGGAGGGAAGGGTCCAAGCTAGCCATCTCCACCCCTGAATCCTCTACATCAGACTCCACCAGGGTCCCCAAGTCAGATTTAGACCTGGGAGTTGCGCCTGAAGATGCCAGGGAATCTCCAGAGTCACCTCCGTCCAACCACTCCTGCAAAGCTACCCCATCCAACGGGTCTGCGCTGTGGCTGTGGGGTTCACCGTTAGTCACCCAGGTCTCCAAAAGACTGCCAAAGCTCCTGTACAAATTCATATCAAAAGCCCAaatcctgtcctctcctcttcacACTTCTTGTTGGAAAGGCTAGCCGTTTAAGGAGTATAATGTCGAGTACTGGGTCTAAGAGGAGCCCATACTGAGGAGAGATTGTGGTGTAGAATTTGAAACTTCCTTGACGTTTTGTCTACATTCTTACGACACACCTCCTCATCTGTCATGCTGACATGCATGTAAAGACCTGCATGACACCGTTGTTCTCTGgaatgtctctgtgttttgaGATACAGTATGAGTAATCAAACTCCCCCAGCCACACTGTACAACTCAGGTATGACAAGGGCCAGTCACGACAAGGCCCAAACCAAAGCAACACCGTGTGACATCTCATATTCAGGATTTCTTGGAATTTCCTGTCCGTTGATTAAGATCCTCTTTCTAGTTCTCTAGTGAAAATTAACAATGTCTCAAAAGACATGAAGAACACCTGTCAAGAACACCTGTCACCCAGTCGGGGTGTTGGTGCGTATATACGTTTATGAGGATTGCATACACACATAGGCTATAACCCATTTGTTTCGGACACAGTGTACCGATTTTGCACCAGCAAACACTGACGTGTAATGCAATTGTCCGTCAGCAACATGTAACCTTTGATGACAATAGATTCACTGTTTCTTATTAAATATAAGTAAAAAAATTGGTGATCACATGAGTGATTTCTGATGttcaactacaaaaaaaaaatttggatTTTTCCCTTCAGGGGAAGTTGTAAGTTTTTGGTGCCTGTCAggttaaaatatataaacaattcATTTCGCAAAGAGAGAACAGAACATTCTGCTTCATTTACCTTCATTGAGATTAGAATAAAGATTGACATTTTctctattttaaataaaatacatgccTATAGGGCCCAGCATTTTACTGTTGGCCTATATCTGTTATGGAAACTAGAATGGCAAATAGAATTTCATTTGAAGTAATATATTCCAGCCAATGCAGCAATGCTGGTGTATTTCGCCAGGAGTCGCTATATACCAAGCATGGATTTTTTTGCAACAAACTGCAGAACCTTTcagatatatctttttttttattttgtttcaatgAACAATATCACAATGTCACTTTTTTCaggttcatttatttattcacattatacACTTTCTAAATGAGAATTAATGTAACCGCGGTGAAAACTGCGGATTGAAGCATTGTAGCCTAATGTAACCACAGCAAGTTTTAAATTAAGTTCCTGATGGCAAAAAGCACGCTGAACATCGTGTTTACCTCACAATGACAATAATGACGAAATAATGTATTTGCGACCTGGTGTAGACGCCAGACATATCTGTGCTGTCCACATTCTCTCTACCTGACAACCACTCGTAAACAGAACTGCTACGCTCCTGGCAGTTGTCCAACTCGAGTCCTGCGGTCGGTGGTACAGTGCGTTGTCGTTTTGAGTTAGATTTTTCGGCAGTACAGTGTAACCAACATGGAGGAGTTCCCCCCTAAATTCAGCAAGATACTGGTGACACCTGATCCACAGTACATACCAGGGTATGTAGTTCACATTGAAAGTAAAGTACATTTGCTTTGTATTTGAGCTATTCAATTTTTCTATcgtttttattgtatgacaaGTCATGGtaaatttgtttgttttattggtCCGCATAAATTTTTACTTGATTAATTCGCTTTCTTCCATGAACAAGAGCAAGTTAAGTTTTCGAGGCAGTATTTGGTCACAGCAGTCACCGTGGCAACCATTTGTTGGAAGGCTGAAATCAAACTTACTGTCAGGAAGGCATAATCAGGGATAACAGCTTAAATATACTAACATGATACAGCCACGTTAACCCCAATAAAGGCTTTTTGATATCATTATGGTATATATGATAAATAAAAGAAGGTATATATggtacatttcaaatatttacacaagGGTTGATGGATAGGGCATACAAAGTCTTGTTTGAAATCTAATCACATTCCTTACCACTAGGTATGCAGGTTACTGCCCTCAGCTGAAATATCATCTGGGGGAGACCTATGGCCAGTTAACTGCCAAGCTGTTGTCCTCTCCAGAGGTGTCACGCTCACGTCACTTAGTTCTCCACACAGGCAGCTTCCCCTCCACGCAGACAGACAAAGGTCCATGGGACGAGATCTGGAGGCTGCGACACGGAGAACGCCGGAACCTGGAGAAGATGATACCGGGCTACACAGGTTTAAACCAAAGGCCCCATGTTTTTTCTGTTCATATTTACCATTCAAAACTGAACCACACCCTCTCTTTCATCTGTGGTCTTTCACCAGTAAGGTTTGTTTCCTTCAACAGGTTTTGTTCCTAAAAGCCAGAACTACTTCTCCCGTACTTATGCTGAGACATGTCGCGAGGCGCTCTCTGAGTTTGACAGAGACCAGCGAAAAACGGTTTGCCTGGCAGAAACAGACATACCaatcagcaacaacaacaagttcaaagtaatcacgcacacacaaacacacacgtgtatTGGGCCAGCCCTGTTTAATAATCCAAGCTCAGATCCTGTGTCACTTCTCAGTGTCATGTATCATTTATTGTCTCTAGCGAAACGAGACCAGGTGCATCACCTGGAGAGCTGGACAGATTCAGAGTCCCTGAGATTTACACCCATTATCTCCCAATGTGTTGAACCTGACAGAAAAACTCACTGCCTCTCAGTTCCAGTCTTGGTTCCAATCCTGGTCACAGCATATGGACAGGGCCCGGCAGTCCTGTAGAAGGCTGCATAATGTACTTTGATTCAGTGCGGCTGAGTTCAATGAGTGGATGACAGATTGGGCTGCCTTGTCCCGTTGTGCACTAGTAACTATTTGCGGAAGTTTGGGACACCTGCTTGCTCGGTTGTGGTGATAGTCCGTGGAATGCACTCTACCCGGCACATTTCTGCTGCCAAATACCTCATGGTTGAGCGAACAGTGAGATAAGAAGCAGAATGTGCATTGAGTGACATATCTTGCTAGTCAAATCTCTCCAACCTGGTGTGGAGTTGTTGTGATTGTCCCAATTGGACGTCAAGACATTGGGAGGGGAGACAAGTGAAAAGAACAACAACACATGCTTTTCTGGTTAACACTGTACCAATAAAGCCCTGTTTGTACCTTAAATGAACCTAGGGACAAAAAACGATACGAGTGGGCCTTATTCGTTTACAACCACAGTGACAAAACCTTTGTGGCTAAATGTTTTACCTCCGCAGACATCACTCCAGTGGCTCTGATGTACACACCTCTCCACTGTCTGAGACCATGATTTGAACCTGGGTCCAGCAGCAGCCAAACCAACAATGTTGCTCAGCGTTCAGTTGAGGGCATTACAATTTTATAGTCACATACTCTTACGCAATCTATTATCATTACTTCTCATGGCAGACTTTGAAATGTTACCTACCTGGATTTTACCTATTGAAGAGGattaaatgtgtgtaaatggatgaataaatataatagaCAATCATTGATTTTTAATGTGGACTCCTGTTCTAGTTGTTCTATTTCTATTCATTTAGTTCTATCTGGTTGAAAAAATCCTGGTAAATAACTTTCAAAAAACCACAGTTTAATCACCAAAACCgtggacagttttattaatataatcAACATTTAAACTCACAGGTTGTCTGTGAAAGGATTAAAAACTACACCCAAAATGAAGCCACACTTGTCTGTTCAAAATATTGGGTACACAAAAGTACGGTTAAACTAGATTGTTCCCAAATGTACTCAAAAGTATACCAAACAGTATCGTGTGAGCTCATGTGGGCATTTCATTTTGTGTCCCAGCCTCGGAGACTGAGCACCCCTCTCACTGCCATCTCCAGAGAGCCAGTCCCCTACAAGACCTTTGACCCCTGGAAGCCCAACGTCTCTCCTTACTTCCTGGAGGACAACAGTCCTGACAAGTACTTTATCTCAGGTAGAAACATTATGGCAGAGGTACCATTTAAAATACCTCCTTATGATCCTGTGTACAGTACGCTCCACCGTATGACTCTCTGTGATTCTTCATCTTCCACTGGGCCATGTGTTTAGGTTTTACAGGGTACGTGCCCAAGTCTCGCTTCCTGATTGGCATGGGCTACCCCATCACCACCAATAAAGCCCTGATCCAGTTTGGGAAGGAAATGAGGTGTGACCCCACTTCCCTGCTCCTCCCCGGGGAAGAATCAGAAGCCCTTCCCAGCATAGCCACTGTCTATCCCTCCCACCGGGGCCTGCTGCCTTCCTACACAGGCCATGTCCCAGGTGGGCCACCTCCAGCAGTAATGCTCCTCACACACAGCTCCGAGTTCCatcaatgttttagtttttctcaatcgcttTGGCTCAATTCTCAATTGAAAGTTGTTTTTCAAAACAGTAAGTTCAAATCTCTGAACAGTTAGTTTCTTGTTCACACCAGATTTgaatttcttattaatttaaGCAAATTGCATACGTTGTGGCACATGTGTGCAAAGGTGTAAGTACAATTGTCTACAATAGGCACAATACCTGCCTGTGCATGGCTGGCTGATCACAACCGGTGAGTTGATTCTCAGGGAAATCTTACCCTTCACAACTTTCTTTCATCATGTgagccatcacatgcaaaatgacccattcaattatcaaaatctgttagatatacatgtatattccatacatatatatatatatatatatatatatatatatatatataacagggAAAGTTTGTGATGTCTGCTAAACTGGAAAACTACCTGCCAGGTGACATAGTAatgaaatacactgaacaaaattataaacgcaacactttggtttttgcccccatttatcatgagctaaactcaaagatctaagactttctctatgtacacaaaaggcctatttctctcaaatattgttaacaaatctgtcaaaatctgtgtttgtgagcacttctcctttgctgagataatccatccacctcacaggtatgccatatcaagatgctgattagacagcatgattattgcacaggttggccacaataaaaggccactctaaaatgggcagtttcactgtattgggggggtttGGGTCCGaataccagtcagtatctggtgtgaccaccatttgcctcacgcagtgcaacacatctccttcacatagagttgataaggttgttgattgtggcctgtgcaatgttggtccactcctcttcaatagctgtgtgaagttgctggatattggcaggacctggaacatactgtcgtatacgccgatccagagcatcccaaacatgctcaatgggtgacatgtccagtgaTTATGCTGGTCATGCAAGaattgggatgttttcagcttccaggaattgtgtacagatccttgcaacatgggactgtgcattatcatgctgcaacatgaggtgatggtcgtggatgaatgacACAaaaatgggcctcaggatctcgtcacagtatctttgtgcattcaaaatgccatctataaaatgcacctgtgttcgttgtccataacacatgcctgcccataccataaccccactgccaccatgggccactcgatccacaacgttgacatcagcaaactgctcacccacacgtctgccatctgccctgtacagtgaaaaccgggattcgtaggtgaagagaacacctctccaaagtgccagacgccatcgaatgtgaccGTTtccccactcaagtcggttacgacgacgaactgcagtcaggtcaagaccccgatgaggacgaggAGCCTGCAGATGAGCTTctctgagacggtttctgacagtttgtgcagaaagtCTTTGGTTATGGAAACCGATTGTTGCtgcagctgtctgggtggctggtctcagatgatcttggaggtgaagatgctggatgtggaggtcctgggctggtgtggttacatgtggtctacggttgtgaggccggttggatgtactgccaaattctctgaaacgcctttggagacggcttatggtagagaaatgaacattaaattcacgggcaacagctctggtggacattcctgcagtcagcatgccaattgcacgctcccttaaaacttgcgacatctgtggcattgtgctgggtgatggaactgcacattttagagtggccttttattgtggcctaCCTAAGACACACCTGtgtaataatcatgctgtctaatcagcatcttgatatggcatacctgtgaggtggatggattatctcagcaaaggagaagtgctcactcaCACAGATTTAGCCAgattgtgaacaatatttgacagaaataggccttttgttttcattgagaaagtcttagatctttgagttcagctcatgataaatgtgtgagttactacattttgcaggcatgccatagagttgtgatgtcccatgaaaCGATTATACTTACAGTATAGAGAATGTTAAGACTAAAAAATGAGCCAAagtgattgagaaaaactgtaaatggaTCACATGGTAGATCATGTGGTATAATAACTTCACTATAATAGTTGATATGATATGTTAACCTTCAATTTGCCCACAGGATACAAGTTCAGGTATGGTCACACTTTTGGGCAGCTTACCCAGAATGCCCTGGGGCTGTGCGGTACTCAGAGGAA is drawn from Esox lucius isolate fEsoLuc1 chromosome 14, fEsoLuc1.pri, whole genome shotgun sequence and contains these coding sequences:
- the fam166b gene encoding protein FAM166B; this translates as MEEFPPKFSKILVTPDPQYIPGYAGYCPQLKYHLGETYGQLTAKLLSSPEVSRSRHLVLHTGSFPSTQTDKGPWDEIWRLRHGERRNLEKMIPGYTGFVPKSQNYFSRTYAETCREALSEFDRDQRKTVCLAETDIPISNNNKFKPRRLSTPLTAISREPVPYKTFDPWKPNVSPYFLEDNSPDKYFISGFTGYVPKSRFLIGMGYPITTNKALIQFGKEMRCDPTSLLLPGEESEALPSIATVYPSHRGLLPSYTGHVPGYKFRYGHTFGQLTQNALGLCGTQRKIEPRAH
- the si:dkey-106l3.7 gene encoding uncharacterized protein si:dkey-106l3.7, coding for MNLYRSFGSLLETWVTNGEPHSHSADPLDGVALQEWLDGGDSGDSLASSGATPRSKSDLGTLVESDVEDSGVEMASLDPSLPSSPHPLSLGKTEMASDATAPDRDNDELPLSSPCSPVLSPTSSRSSSSLSHGPITGSQRRREMHRRVEKALQRAGSGVKQRVLRPRRQWHSASLPAAPATVRIQRAGNRSASVHLNRTSSLSVVDEQAPQEMLRRRDPSSHHNSLPGLNDTVVRRENVGEEGKEVLSPGLGYLEQVCRMLEEIARLQMCNQELQMEMESLQEQQTSKNSECDQLDCEAAKRRDRSASKKFKVKDHEDLPCQSSHNNNVNQYFRRRSASDTRLLMTHLSKVKEMSEGKCLSVDDLQECPNDDKEQEKKEAVQKKSENKTKIWRLRIGSLKREETMGKTSQQIQPSGKKATVHFRKLFRRRKTVSELKEQNVLTTENH